Within the Pseudomonas mendocina genome, the region GCCTCGATCAGCTCGACCTGAGCAGCCTCGATGCACGCCTGCTCAAGGTGCAGATCGAAGTCGCCGCCGATGTCGACAATCCCCTGTGCGGGCCGCGCGGCGCTTCTGCCGTATTCGGTCCACAGAAGGGCGCGACGCCTGAACATGTCGCCGAGCTCGACACCGCGCTTGGCCGCTTCGCCCGCATTGCCGCCGCCACGCTAGGTGAGGATCACGCCGAGTTTCCAGGTGTCGGTGCCGCTGGCGGGCTCGGTTTCGCTGCGCGGGCTTTTCTCAAGGCGAGTTTCCGGCCCGGTATCGAGCTGGTAGCTGAACTGTCCGGCCTCGCCGCGGCGGTGGAGAATGCAGACCTGGTGATTACCGGGGAAGGGCGCATGGATGCCCAGACCCTGCATGGCAAGACCCCTGTGGGTGTGGCACGTGTGGCGCGCGCGGCCGGGGTGCCGGTTATCGCCTTGTCCGGTAGCCTGGGCGAAAACTATCAGGCGTTGTACGAGGCGGGTATCGAGGCAGCGTTCAGCCTGGCGCCGGGACCGCTGTCGCTGGAGCAGGCGATGGCTGGCGCGGCAGGCGAATTGCAGGCACGCGCCACGGATATCGCGCGGCTCTGGCGCCTCGCCCGATCCTGACAGGACGAACCTAGCTGAACTCGGTCTGTCTGAGTTAACAATTGTTAAGACTCAGCCGTGACAGTTACGCGCGCCCGGCGTCTAATGGATCAGGATACCTCTGGAGGAATTGCTATGCGTAAACCCACTCTGCTCATCACCTCGCTGGCCGCGCTGCTGGCCCTTGGCGGCTGCCAGTCCAGCCTGACCGGCGACACCTACAGCCGCGACGAGGCCCGAGCGGTGCAAACGGTACGCATGGGCACCATCGAGTCGCTGCGCCCGGTGAAGATCGAAGGTACCAAGACGCCGATCGGCGCTGGTGCCGGCGCCGTGGTCGGTGGTATCGGTGGCAGCGGCCTGGGTGGCGGGCGTGGCAGCGCGGTGATGGCCGTTGTTGGTGCCGTTGCCGGTGGCCTACTCGGTGCCGCGGCCGAAGAAGGCCTGACGCGCACTCAGGGTGTTGAAATCACCGTGCGCGAGGACGATGGCACCATGCGCGCCTACGTGCAGGAAGTCGAACCGAACCAGGTGTTCCGTGTCGGCGAGCGCGTGCGCATCATGACCGTCAACGGCACCAGTCGCGTCACGCACTGATCGCTGTAGATATGAGCCGGAGCAGTCAAGGCTGCTCCGGCTTTTTTGTGTCCGGCTATAGTGGTGGGCGGTCGTCGCAGCGCTGAATCGACATGCGTGTAACCAAGTGTGTTCAACGATAATTCAATGCATGACGTTGCGTTGATAGTTATGGATAATCGGCCGTTATGCTTGTGCCGACAACGACTTAGCTGATCCGTTGTGGTGCATGGAATATCACCGTCAGGGAGTTGCGACTCCAGTTCTCGTAGCTGGATCGCACGACCTGACGTGCCTGCATAAGGGGTTTTTCCGATGGCGCTTGCGCTGATTGTCGCCTTGCCATTTCTTGGTTTATTTCTGCCGGTACTCACCGAGCGGCTTGGACGCTCGGCCTGTGCTGCGGCTGCGGCTCTCGCGCCCGTGGTGGCGCTGGTGCTGCTGTTCAACCACCAATCGGCGGTGTTCGCCGGTGAGGTGCTGCGGGTCAAGCTGGAGTGGCTGCCGCACCTGGGCCTGAACTTCAGCTTGCGCCTCGATGGCCTGGGCTTCCTGTTCGCCCTGCTGATTCTCGGCATCGGCCTGCTGGTCATCCTCTACGCCCGTTATTACCTGGCCAAGACCGAGCCGATGGGACGTTTCTTCGCGTTCCTGCTGCTGTTCATGGGCGCCATGCTCGGAGTGGTGCTGTCGGAAAACCTGCTGCTGATGCTGATGTTCTGGGAGCTGACCAGCCTGTCGTCGTTCCTGCTGATCGGCTTCTGGGGCTCGCGTTCCGAGGCGCGCAAAGGTGCGCGCATGGCGTTGGCGATCACCGGCGGCGGTGGTCTGGCGCTGCTCGCCGGCATTCTTCTGATCGGCCATATCGCCGGCAGCTTCGAGCTGTCGCAGGTGCTGGCCGCCGGCTATGCCATCCGTGCGCACGAGTTGTATCCGGTGGCGCTGGTGCTGGTGCTGCTGGGTGTGTTCACCAAATCGGCGCAATTCCCGTTCCACTTCTGGCTGCCGCACGCCATGGCGGCGCCGACGCCGGTATCGGCCTATCTGCACTCGGCGACCATGGTCAAGGCCGGGGTGTTCCTGCTGGCGCGCCTGTACCCGGCACTGGCCGGTTCCGAGTGGTGGTTCTACATGGTCAGCATGACCGGCCTGGCCACGCTGCTGGTAGGCGCATGCATGGCGCTGTTCCAGCATGACCTCAAAGGCCTGCTGGCTTATTCGACCATCAGCCACCTGGGCCTGATCACCCTGCTGTTCGGCTTGGATACCCGCCTGGCTGCGGTAGCGGCAGTGTTCCACATCATCAACCACGCCACCTTCAAGGCCTCGCTGTTCATGGCGGCGGGCATCATCGACCACGAAACCGGTAGCCGCGACATGCGGCGCATCAACGGCTTGTGGAAGTTCATGCCGCATACGGCCGTACTGGCGATGGTGGCAGCTTCGGCCATGGCTGGCGTGCCGCTGCTCAACGGTTTTTTGAGCAAGGAAATGTTCTTCACCGAAACCCTGCACCAGCATCTGCTGGGTGGTTTCAATTGGGTGATTCCAGCAGCCGCCACCCTGGCTGGCGTGTTCTCGGTGGCCTATTCGCTGCGTTTCATCCACGACGTATTCTTCAACGGCAAGCCGGTCGACCTGCCCAAGTATCCGCCGCACGAGCCGCCACGCTACATGAAGGTGCCGGTGGAAATTCTGGTGTTCCTCTGCCTGCTGGTGGGTGTGGTGCCGGCTTACACAGTGGCGCCGCTGCTGGCGGCCGCTGCTGCCTCGACGCTGGGCGGTGAGTTGCCCGAGTACAGCCTGGCCGTCTGGCACGGCTTCAATCTGCCGCTGATAATGAGTTTCATCGCGCTGTTCGGCGGTATCCTCGTCTACGCCTGCCGTAAGCCACTGTTCCGCTGGTACGAAGGCTTGCCCAATCTGGATGCCAAGGATGCCTTCGATCAGGTGGTGCGGTACGCCACCCGTCTGTCCGTGCGCATCACCAAGATGTTGGAAAGTGGCTCGCTGCAACGCTACCTGGCGTGGATGCTCGGCAGTGCCCTGACCCTGATGGTGGTCGCCCTGTCTCCGCTGGAGCAGCTGACTGGCAGCGTGGCCATGACGCCGATCGATCCGCTGACCGCATCCGGCATGCTGATCCTGATGGTGACCGCGGTGCTCACCGTGTTCTTCCATCGTCGTCGTCTGGTAGCCCTGATGATCCTCAGTGGTGCCGGCCTGATGGTGGCACTGGCCTTCGCCCGCTTCTCCGCTCCGGATCTGGCGCTGACCCAGCTGTCGGTCGAGGTGGTGACCATCATTCTGCTGATGCTGACCCTGTATTTCATGACTGATCGTACCCCGGCCGAATCCAGCAGCCTGCGCGGCCTGCGTGACCTGGTCCTGGCCCTGGGCAGCGGCACCATGGTGGCGATGCTGACCTATGCCGTGCTGACTCGGCCTTATCAGAGCATCTCGTCGTTCTTCCTCGAGAACAGCGTCTCTGGTGGTGGCGGTACCAATGTGGTCAACGTGATATTGGTGGACTTCCGCGGCTTCGATACCCTCGGCGAGATCACCGTGCTGGCAATCGCCGCCATCGGCATCTACGCGCTGCTGCATGGCCTGCACCTGCCGCATCCGACTCATGACAAGAACGGCCGACCCTGGTCGACCGATGCCCACCCGATGATCCTCGACAACCTGGCGCGGGCCATGCTGCCAATGGCACTGCTGATTTCGGCGTTCATCTTCCTGCGTGGTCACAACCTGCCGGGCGGCGGCTTCATCGCTGGCCTGATCACCTCGGTGGCGTTGATCCTGCAGTACATCTCCCACGGTGTGACCTGGACCCAGGAGCGCCTGAAGTTCAGCTATCACGCCACCGCCGGCTGGGGCGTGCTGATCGCCGGGCTGACCGGCCTGGGCAGTTGGGCGTTCGGCTCGCCGTTCCTGACCTCGGCGTTCGGTCATTTCCATATTCCGCTGATCGGCGAAATCGAGCTGGCGACCGCGATCCTCTTCGATCTCGGGGTATTCCTGGCGGTCGTCGGCGCGACCCTGCTGATTCTTTCCAACATCGGCCATGTCAGTCAGGACGAGTCGTGCAAGGAGGTCATCTGATATGGAGGCATTATTCGCAATCACCCTCGGGGTGCTGACGGCCAGCGGCGTGTACCTGCTGCTGCGCGCGCGGATCTTCCCGGTGGTGATGGGGCTTACCCTGATCTCCTATGCGGTCAATTTGTTCATCTTCGCCATGGGGCGCCTCGGTACGGGCGTGCCGGCGGTGATCGGCAAGAGCGCCGAGTACGGTGACCCGCTGCCGCAGGCGCTGGTGCTGACCGCAATCGTCATCGGCTTTGCCATGACCGCCTTCGTCGTGGTGCTGGCCCTGCGCGGGCTGGGCGAGCTGAAAACCGATCACGTCGATGGCGAGGAGCCGCGCGCATGAGTCACGCCATCATCCTCCCTATTCTCCTGCCGCTGTTCTTCGGCGCGCTGCTGCTGGTCGGTCACGGCTGGTCGCGCGAGGTCAAACGGGGCATCTCCCTGGTGGGCTGCGTGGCGTTGCTGCCGGTGTGTCTGTACCTGGTCGTGCTGGCCGGGGCAGGGCAGTTGCAGGTCTATGCCCTGGGTAACTGGGTGGCGCCGTTCGGCATCATGCTGCTGCTCGACCGCTTTAATGCTGCACTGCTATTGGTTACCGCGCTCCTGGCCAGCCTGGCGCTGATCTACGCCTGTCGTGGCGACGACGAGCGTGGGCCGAATTTCCATGCGCTGTTCCAGTTCCAACTGCTCGGCATCAACGGTGCGTTCCTCACCGCTGACCTGTTCAACCTGTTCGTATTCTTCGAGATCCTGCTGATCTCTTCCTATGCGTTGTTGCTGCATGGCAATCGTGCCAATCAGGTCAAGGCGGGTGTGCACTACGTGGTGCTCAACCTGTTGGGCTCGTCGTTCTTCCTGATCGGTGTCAGCCTGTTGTACGGCCTGACCGGCACCCTGAACATGCCGGACCTGGCGGCGCGCGTAGCCAGTGCCAATGTCGCCGATGCACCGTTGATCAGGGCTGCGGCCTATCTGCTGCTGATCGTCTTCGGTCTCAAGGCCGCGGTGTTGCCGCTGTGCTTCTGGCTGCCGCGTGCCTACGCTTCGGCGCCCGCCTCGGTGGCCGCCTTGTTCGCGATCATGACCAAGGTTGGCTTCTACGCCATCGTCCGTGTGTTCACCCTGATATTCGGCGAGCAGGCCGGGCCGCTGGCCAATCTCGGTCATGAACTGCTTTGGTGGCTGGCACTGCCGACCATTGCCTTTGGCGTGATCGGCGCCCTGGGTGCGCGACAGCTGCAGGCGTTGCTGGCTTATCTGGTGGTGATTTCGGTGGGCACTCTGCTGGCCGGCTTCGCCATCGGCAATGCCGCGGCGCTGAGTGCGGCGCTCTACTACATGCTGCACAGCACGCTGATCAGCGGAGCATTGTTCCTGCTGGCCGGGCTGGTAGTCGCCCAGCGCGACAGCGCCGGCGGTGATCTGCAGCAGGAGCGCGTGCTGCGCCAGCCGCTGGTGCTGGGTTGCATGTTCTTCTTCGCATCCATTTCCGTGGCCGGGCTGCCGCCATTCTCTGGCTTCCTCGGCAAGATGTTGCTGCTGCGAGCGGCCGAGCCGGGTTGGCAGGCCTGGAGCCTATGGCCGGTAGTGCTGATCGGCGGTCTGTTGACCCTGGTGGCGCTGAGTCGCGCCGGTACCAGCCTGTTCTGGCTGGGCCATGGCGCGGACGCGTCACCGTCCAAGGCCGAGCCGGCGGATCGTATCAGCCTGCTGGCGGCGCTGGGCCTGTTGCTGGCCAGCCCGCTGCTGCTGATCGCGGCCAAGCCGATCCTGGCGTATCTGGAGGCGGCTGCGGCGCAATTGCTCGATCTGCAACCCTATCTGTCGATCATTGCCGGAGGTGCGGCATGAGGCGTTTGTTCCCCCACCCGCGGATGATGCTGGTGCTGGCGGTGCTTTGGCTGCTGCTGGTCAACACCCTCAACCTGGGGCATATCCTGCTCGGGCTATTTCTGGGGTGGTCGATCGTGCACCTGTGCGGCGACTTCCTGCTAACCGTGCCGAGGGTGCGCAAGCCCATCGGGCTGCTGCTGTTCATCGGCAAGGTGTTCTACGACATCGTGGTGGCCAACCTGCAGGTGGTTAAGCTGGTGCTCGGCCCGAAGTCGCGCCTTGAGCCGGCATTCGTCGAGGTACCGGTGGAGATAGAAGACGAGTTCGTCCTGTCGACCCTGGCCTGCATCATCTCGCTGACGCCTGGCACTGTCTCTGCCGGCCTCAGCTCCGACCACAAGACACTGCTGCTGCACGGGCTCAACGTGCCGGATCGCGACGAGCTGATCGCCGAGGTCAAGAGTCGCTACGAGAAGCCGCTGCTGGAGATTTTCGAATGCTCGAGAACGTAGTCTTTCTGTGCATGGGCATCCTCACGCTGGCCATGCTGCTCAATGTCGCGCGCCTGGTCGAAGGACCTAGCGTGGTGGATCGCGTTCTGGCCCTGGATACCCTGTACATCAACGCGCTGGCGCTGATCGTGCTGTTCGGTATCTGGCTGGCGTCGGATCTGTTCTTCGAAGCTGCACTGCTGATCGCAGTGATGGGTTTCGTCGGCACGGTCGCGGTGGGTAAACACCTGCTGCACGGCGACATCATCGATTAAGGGGGAATGACCATGCCGTTCTGGCTGGAACTGTTGATTTGCGCCTGCCTGATCCTGGGCAGTCTGTTCGCCCTGGTCGGTGCCATCGGGCTGTATCGCCTGCCGGATTTCTTTACCCGTCTGCATGGTCCGACCAAGGCCACCACGCTGGGAGTCGGCGGTACGCTGATCGCCTCGATGTTGTTCTTCGCTCACCACACCGGCAGCCTCAGCTTGCATGAGCTGCTGATCACGCTGTTCCTGTTCCTCACTGCGCCGGTCAGTGCGCACATCCTGTCCAAGGCGGCGATGCAGCAGAAGGTCGAGCTGACCGAGAAGACCCGCGGCCAGCCGTGGGACGATGATCACTGAGTCACTGTCAGGTATTTCTCGTGCCTGGCTGTCACTGTCGCCAGGCAATTGCCCGCCCTAGACTGCGCCCTGAAATCAAGTTCAGGGGAGTTGGGAGCATGAGCGAGCTGGTCATTCGTCAGGCTGTTGCCGAGGATATCGAAGCGCTTTGCGCGCTGATTCTCGAGCACGGGCCCAACCCCTGGAATCATCTGCCCGAGGTCGAGGTTCGCCAGCACCTGCAGGGTATTGCGACGAACGCGACGCTGGCGGTATTGGCCGAGGAGCAAGGGTTACTATTGGGGTTCGTCAGCTATCGCCTGACGCAGGATTTCGCGGATCATCAACCTGCGGCGCGTGCCGGGCAGGTGCATGGCTATATCTGTGAGGCGGTAGTGCACCGCGACTGCGCGGGTCTCGGAATTGGTGCTCATCTGCTCACGGAGGCGGTGCAGGACTTATGGCGTCGGAACGTGTGCGACGTCTATATCGATCGCCACGAGGAGAATGCCGCATCGGCGGGGATGATGCGCAAGGCCGGCTTCAGTGAGCTGCTGACCTATGCCGACCCAGCCCGGCGCCCCCATGGTTCGGGGCGTTCGACGCTGTGCTGTCTGCGGGTCAGGCAATGATCCCGCGACTGCTGGCCGTGGCTTTGCTGGTTGGCGTGCAGATTCTGCTGGCGTTTGTGCTTTACCACAGCGCTTTCGAGGCCTATCGACAGATTTTCGGCAGCGTTCGCCGCGATATCAGTTATGGCCTACAACTAAACCACTCGTTGTATCTCTTCGGCGCTCTTGCGCTGGGCAATGCTGCCTGGATGCTCGGTTGCCGTAGCCGGCGTAGCGGTCTGATCGGTTTTGGCAGTTGCATGCTGCTTTGGACGGCATTCTGGGCCAATGCCTTCGCCAGCATGCCATATCGCAGCCTGCTGGTGGTTGGGGGCGGTACGTTGGTGCTGGCGATGCCATTGCTGGTGCTGCTGCTTCGCTTCAGAAGGCCCGGCCAGGTCGATGACGCCCGGCCGGACTGCGCCGCTTAGAATTCAACCCAACATGCCCTTGATCACAGCCTCGGCCACACGGATGCCGTCGACCCCGGCCGAAAGAATGCCACCGGCATAACCTGCGCCTTCGCCGGCTGGATACAGGCCCTTGAGGTTCAGGCTTTGCAGGTCGTCGCCACGGGTGATCCGCACTGGCGAGGAGGTACGTGTCTCGATGCCGGTGAGCACCGCATCGGCCAGATCGAAGCCCTTGATCTGCCTGCCGAAGGCCGGCAGTGCCTCGCGGATGGCTTCGATGGCGAAGTCCGGCAGCGACGGCGCCAGATCACCCAGCTTCACCCCTGGCTTGTAGGACGGCTGTACCTCGCCCAGAGCGGTGGACGGCTTGCCCTTGATGAAGTCGCCCACCAGTTGCCCCGGCGCCTCGTAGTTGCGTCCGCCGAGCACGTAGGCGCGCGACTCCAGACGTTCCTGCAGCTCAACGCCGGCCAGCGGGCCGCCTGGGTAGTCCTGCTCGGGGGTGATGCCGACGACGATGCCGGCGTTGGCGTTGCGCTCGTTGCGTGAGTACTGGCTCATGCCGTTGGTGACCACGCGCTCCGGCTCGGAGGTGGCGGCGACCACGGTGCCGCCCGGGCACATGCAGAAGCTGTAGACCGAGCGGCCGTTGCTGGCGTGGTGCACCAGTTTGTAGTCGGCAGCGCCCAGTTTCGGATGGCCGGCATATTTGCCCAGGCGCGCGCGGTCGATCAGCGACTGCGGGTGTTCGATGCGGAAACCCACCGAGAAGGGCTTGGCTTCCAGGTACACGCCACGGGCATGGAGCATGCGGAAGGTGTCGCGCGCGCTGTGGCCGAGGGCCAGCACGACATGACGGCTGAGCAGTTGCTCACCATTCTCCAGCACCACGCCGGTGAGCTGGCCGTCTTCGATGAGCAGGTCGTTGACGCGTTGCTGGAAGCGCACCTCGCCGCCGAGAGCCTTGATTTCCTCGCGCATGGTGGCGACCACGCCGGTCAGGCGGAAGGTGCCGATATGTGGCTTGCTGACGTAGAGGATCTCGTCCGGCGCGCCGGCCTTGACGAACTCTTCCAGTACCTTGCGCCCGTAATGGTTGGGATCCTTGATCTGACTGTACAGCTTGCCGTCGGAGAATGTGCCCGCACCGCCTTCGCCGAACTGGACGTTGGAGGTTGGGTCGAG harbors:
- a CDS encoding glycerate kinase produces the protein MKIVIAPDSFKESLSAPDVAAAIARGWQQVFPGAECLLRPMADGGEGTVDALLAAVGGERREHEVRGPMGAPVKAHWGWLGQGTAVIEMAAASGLHWVPREQRDARLACSFGTGELIREALDAGATRIILGLGGSATNDAGLGLLQALGVRFLDAQGNQLSPGGAALASLDQLDLSSLDARLLKVQIEVAADVDNPLCGPRGASAVFGPQKGATPEHVAELDTALGRFARIAAATLGEDHAEFPGVGAAGGLGFAARAFLKASFRPGIELVAELSGLAAAVENADLVITGEGRMDAQTLHGKTPVGVARVARAAGVPVIALSGSLGENYQALYEAGIEAAFSLAPGPLSLEQAMAGAAGELQARATDIARLWRLARS
- a CDS encoding outer membrane lipoprotein, whose translation is MRKPTLLITSLAALLALGGCQSSLTGDTYSRDEARAVQTVRMGTIESLRPVKIEGTKTPIGAGAGAVVGGIGGSGLGGGRGSAVMAVVGAVAGGLLGAAAEEGLTRTQGVEITVREDDGTMRAYVQEVEPNQVFRVGERVRIMTVNGTSRVTH
- a CDS encoding monovalent cation/H+ antiporter subunit A encodes the protein MALALIVALPFLGLFLPVLTERLGRSACAAAAALAPVVALVLLFNHQSAVFAGEVLRVKLEWLPHLGLNFSLRLDGLGFLFALLILGIGLLVILYARYYLAKTEPMGRFFAFLLLFMGAMLGVVLSENLLLMLMFWELTSLSSFLLIGFWGSRSEARKGARMALAITGGGGLALLAGILLIGHIAGSFELSQVLAAGYAIRAHELYPVALVLVLLGVFTKSAQFPFHFWLPHAMAAPTPVSAYLHSATMVKAGVFLLARLYPALAGSEWWFYMVSMTGLATLLVGACMALFQHDLKGLLAYSTISHLGLITLLFGLDTRLAAVAAVFHIINHATFKASLFMAAGIIDHETGSRDMRRINGLWKFMPHTAVLAMVAASAMAGVPLLNGFLSKEMFFTETLHQHLLGGFNWVIPAAATLAGVFSVAYSLRFIHDVFFNGKPVDLPKYPPHEPPRYMKVPVEILVFLCLLVGVVPAYTVAPLLAAAAASTLGGELPEYSLAVWHGFNLPLIMSFIALFGGILVYACRKPLFRWYEGLPNLDAKDAFDQVVRYATRLSVRITKMLESGSLQRYLAWMLGSALTLMVVALSPLEQLTGSVAMTPIDPLTASGMLILMVTAVLTVFFHRRRLVALMILSGAGLMVALAFARFSAPDLALTQLSVEVVTIILLMLTLYFMTDRTPAESSSLRGLRDLVLALGSGTMVAMLTYAVLTRPYQSISSFFLENSVSGGGGTNVVNVILVDFRGFDTLGEITVLAIAAIGIYALLHGLHLPHPTHDKNGRPWSTDAHPMILDNLARAMLPMALLISAFIFLRGHNLPGGGFIAGLITSVALILQYISHGVTWTQERLKFSYHATAGWGVLIAGLTGLGSWAFGSPFLTSAFGHFHIPLIGEIELATAILFDLGVFLAVVGATLLILSNIGHVSQDESCKEVI
- a CDS encoding Na+/H+ antiporter subunit C; this translates as MEALFAITLGVLTASGVYLLLRARIFPVVMGLTLISYAVNLFIFAMGRLGTGVPAVIGKSAEYGDPLPQALVLTAIVIGFAMTAFVVVLALRGLGELKTDHVDGEEPRA
- a CDS encoding monovalent cation/H+ antiporter subunit D yields the protein MSHAIILPILLPLFFGALLLVGHGWSREVKRGISLVGCVALLPVCLYLVVLAGAGQLQVYALGNWVAPFGIMLLLDRFNAALLLVTALLASLALIYACRGDDERGPNFHALFQFQLLGINGAFLTADLFNLFVFFEILLISSYALLLHGNRANQVKAGVHYVVLNLLGSSFFLIGVSLLYGLTGTLNMPDLAARVASANVADAPLIRAAAYLLLIVFGLKAAVLPLCFWLPRAYASAPASVAALFAIMTKVGFYAIVRVFTLIFGEQAGPLANLGHELLWWLALPTIAFGVIGALGARQLQALLAYLVVISVGTLLAGFAIGNAAALSAALYYMLHSTLISGALFLLAGLVVAQRDSAGGDLQQERVLRQPLVLGCMFFFASISVAGLPPFSGFLGKMLLLRAAEPGWQAWSLWPVVLIGGLLTLVALSRAGTSLFWLGHGADASPSKAEPADRISLLAALGLLLASPLLLIAAKPILAYLEAAAAQLLDLQPYLSIIAGGAA
- a CDS encoding Na+/H+ antiporter subunit E, which codes for MRRLFPHPRMMLVLAVLWLLLVNTLNLGHILLGLFLGWSIVHLCGDFLLTVPRVRKPIGLLLFIGKVFYDIVVANLQVVKLVLGPKSRLEPAFVEVPVEIEDEFVLSTLACIISLTPGTVSAGLSSDHKTLLLHGLNVPDRDELIAEVKSRYEKPLLEIFECSRT
- a CDS encoding K+/H+ antiporter subunit F encodes the protein MLENVVFLCMGILTLAMLLNVARLVEGPSVVDRVLALDTLYINALALIVLFGIWLASDLFFEAALLIAVMGFVGTVAVGKHLLHGDIID
- a CDS encoding Na+/H+ antiporter subunit G translates to MPFWLELLICACLILGSLFALVGAIGLYRLPDFFTRLHGPTKATTLGVGGTLIASMLFFAHHTGSLSLHELLITLFLFLTAPVSAHILSKAAMQQKVELTEKTRGQPWDDDH
- a CDS encoding GNAT family N-acetyltransferase; translated protein: MSELVIRQAVAEDIEALCALILEHGPNPWNHLPEVEVRQHLQGIATNATLAVLAEEQGLLLGFVSYRLTQDFADHQPAARAGQVHGYICEAVVHRDCAGLGIGAHLLTEAVQDLWRRNVCDVYIDRHEENAASAGMMRKAGFSELLTYADPARRPHGSGRSTLCCLRVRQ
- a CDS encoding NAD(P)/FAD-dependent oxidoreductase, with product MLRLTELKLPLDHADEALRPAIVQRLGIADTDLLTFSVFKRSYDARKKYGDMPFIYTIDCEVKDEAALLARLNDDKHVGPAPDIAYKPVGQAETPLDERPIVVGFGPCGIFAALILAQAGLRPIVLERGKEVRQRTKDTWGLWRKNVLDPTSNVQFGEGGAGTFSDGKLYSQIKDPNHYGRKVLEEFVKAGAPDEILYVSKPHIGTFRLTGVVATMREEIKALGGEVRFQQRVNDLLIEDGQLTGVVLENGEQLLSRHVVLALGHSARDTFRMLHARGVYLEAKPFSVGFRIEHPQSLIDRARLGKYAGHPKLGAADYKLVHHASNGRSVYSFCMCPGGTVVAATSEPERVVTNGMSQYSRNERNANAGIVVGITPEQDYPGGPLAGVELQERLESRAYVLGGRNYEAPGQLVGDFIKGKPSTALGEVQPSYKPGVKLGDLAPSLPDFAIEAIREALPAFGRQIKGFDLADAVLTGIETRTSSPVRITRGDDLQSLNLKGLYPAGEGAGYAGGILSAGVDGIRVAEAVIKGMLG